A stretch of DNA from Zonotrichia albicollis isolate bZonAlb1 chromosome 17, bZonAlb1.hap1, whole genome shotgun sequence:
gtcgagactctggaaagagtcacaagttttcattattatctttttagcattgagTAAGTATAATTTCTGTACTCTTTAGTATAgaatagtattctttaatatatgatattattataaagtaataaattataaagtaataaattataaagtaataaattagccttctgagaacatggagtcagatgcatcattcctgccttcgtCGGGGCACTCCCTGCAAATACAACAGGGCCAAGTCTCTTATTTAGATGGTTCTGAACACTGACCTCGAGCACTTACTCCACTGTGGCATTTCACCCATGCTGGTGTCTCCTTTGCCTTTCCTCTGGCAGATACTTCGTGAAGGTGGCCTGGGCTTGGactctgtggctgctgctgcccttcatCACCCTCAGCACGTACGAGCTGGGCCGGAGCAAGCTCCTGTACGGCCGCACGCGGAGCGCGCTGCTGGTGCTGCGGCGCCTGGGGGCCCTGCTGGTGGGCACGGCCGTGTGGTACCTGTGCACTGAGCTCTTCATCTTCATAGAGAACCTCACAGGggagtgctccctgcagggccagcccagccagccagGCCAGCCCCCCCGGCTCTACGCCTCCAAGCGTGAGTGCCAGCGGGACAGCGGCGTCTGGAGCGGCTTCGACATCTCGGGGCACTGCTTCCTGCTCTCCTACTGTGCCATGATGATCCTGGaggagctggctgtgctggaagcGCTGGCCATAGAGCACAGCTCCAAGCTGAGGGTGGTGATCAACGTGCTGCTGGTTTCCCTGTGTTCCCTCACCGTGATCTGGGTGTTCATGTTCCTCTGTACTGCCCTGTATTTCCATGACTTCAGCCAAAAGCTTCTTGGTGTGCTGATAGGTCTGGCAGCTTGGTATGGGACATACAGGTATTGGTATTTAAAGCCCTTTTCTCCTGGACTGCCTCTTCCAAATATACCTTTGAGTTCAAAGAAATACAGCTATAGCAGATAAAATAAGGTTTGAAATGTTTTGGATTTTGCTTTCAGTACTGGAGTAGTTGAATGTAGGAATGGTTACTGTATTTCCACTGTAAGGAACAAGGTGATGGGTTGGAGGAAACCTAATCTGTACTAGCCATTGGCTGGCAGGTGGTAATGAGCTTCTTCcctgggagaagaaaaaaaatcaggattgaAAGAGGTCTGCTCTTGTTTAGGAGCTGCCAACTGGGATTGTCAGCAAAGAAATCAGGAGCTGAATCTGTTTCTCTCACTAATAAATGAAGTAGCAGACCCAAGGCTAAAAGAGGCCTTTGATCTTTGGGAGTGTGATTTATCTCAGTTAATTCTCCCTCTTCCTTTTTGAATTATGTCAAGATATGGTGGGTGATCCAAACCTCAGGCTTTTTTTAATGTTCCTATTTGTATTGCCTTATGGGAAAGCTCTAATAATCACAGTG
This window harbors:
- the FITM2 gene encoding acyl-coenzyme A diphosphatase FITM2, yielding MERLERSGRWLRAALARGPLRRRLPALLLAIAVLGSALKDSDLVPDTPLQNKRNPLNVYFVKVAWAWTLWLLLPFITLSTYELGRSKLLYGRTRSALLVLRRLGALLVGTAVWYLCTELFIFIENLTGECSLQGQPSQPGQPPRLYASKRECQRDSGVWSGFDISGHCFLLSYCAMMILEELAVLEALAIEHSSKLRVVINVLLVSLCSLTVIWVFMFLCTALYFHDFSQKLLGVLIGLAAWYGTYRYWYLKPFSPGLPLPNIPLSSKKYSYSR